In the genome of Variovorax sp. PAMC26660, the window AGCAACTGCCAGTCGCCGCGCACCCAGCGGTGCACGCGCGAGGCGGCCACACCGGCATGGTGCGGATGGTCTTCGACCAAGACCACATCGCTGACCATCGCGCAGCGCGCGACCGTGCCTTCGAGCAGGTCATGGCTCAGCACCGCGCTGTCGGGCAGGCGCTGGTCGAGCGTGGCGTGGACCGCGCGCACGTTCAGCAAACCCTTGCCGGTGAAGGAACCGCTGCCGAACACGTCCTGGTAGATGTCGGACGCACCGCTGCCATAGGGGTCGAGGCCGCACTGGCCGGCGAACATCCAGTGGAAGAAGGAGCGCTCGTTCTGCATCGGGAACGGCGTGACGATGCGCGGCTGCAGGATGCCGAAGCCCGCGACCACGCGCCGGCTTTGCACGTCGATCTCGGGCGCGTTCAGCGGATGCGCGGCGATGGACACGAGATCGCGCAGCGCGCCGGGCGGCAGGCCGGTGTCGCTGTCGAGCGTCAGCACATAGGGCGTGCGGCCGGGCGCGATCTGCTGGCCGGGCGCGAGCGGAAGAAAGCCGCTGGCATCGCCGCTCGCGAGCAGGCGCACCAGCATTTCGAGCTTGCCGCGCTTGCGCTCCCAGCCCATCCAGCGCTGTTCGGTGTCGCTCCAGCTGCGCGGGCGATGCAGCAGCAGGAAGCGCGGTGCGGCGCCTTCCGCCACAGGGTACTTGGCGTTGAGCGCGGCGATGCGTTGCAGGGCATCGTCTAGCAGCACCGCGTCGTCGGGCATCGAGGCCTGAAGCGCATCGGCCCAGTCGGTCAGCAGTGCGAACTGCGCATGCGCCTCGCGGTTGGCGAGCCAATGCAGTTCGAGCCGGTGGGCCAGTTGTGTGTTGTTCGCGGTCGAACCCAGCAGCGTGGGAATGACGACCAGCGCGCGGTGCCGCTCGGGAATGCCGCCCGCAAAATCCAGGCGTGGCAATGCCTGCACCCGCACCGACTCCGCCATGATGCGTTGCGCCAGCGCAATCAATGCCTCGGACACCGGCCACGCCAGAAGGATCAGCGCCACCACCGTGGTCCAGTCTTCGCGGTGCGGCAGGCCGTGCACGACGGCTGCCAGCAGCAGCGCGGTGCCGATGGTCACGGCGCCGACATACACGGGCAGGCGCCAGCCGCGATGGTCGCGTGCGGGCCGGATGTTCGTCGTGCGGTCGACGCGGCCTGCGGGGCCGTCCGGCTGCAACGACGCGATCAGCGCGGGCCGGCCCTGGCCGAAGAGGTAATAGCCGGCGGTGCCGTCGGCGCGATCGGTCTCCGCGCCGGCTTCGTCGGCCGGCGCGCTCGACGCCAGCTTGACGACGGCCTGCGCCACCTCGCGCTCGGGTCGTTCGCTGCTGCGTGCCACCTGCTCCATCGCATGCGTGATCTGCTGGCGCGTGAGTTCGCTTTCGTTGGCAAAGCTCGGCAGCTCGCGCAGCACGCGCAGCGAGCGGCTCACGGGTTCGATCAGGTCGCTCCACTCGACCTGGCCGATCATGCGCAGCGTGGTGATGATGTTGCCGACCGTGAGGTTGGCGGCGGCTTGCGCGTTCTGCGCATCGCCGATCAGCGCCGGGCCGTTGGGGCAGTGCTGCTCGGTCCAGCGCACCAGCGCGGGCATGTCGTCGCCGTGCTCCACGGGCAGGCGTTGCCAGAGCTGCGTGAGGTAGTTGTCCTGCAGGCCGTGGCTCTGCAGCGCGCGGTAGAGCACGTCGAGGTCTTGCGCCGAGAGGTTGGGTGCCGCATCCCAGGCTGCGTGCGCGATCTCGCGTGCGACCTTGTTCTCGGCAATGCTCTCTGCCACGCGGCGCAGGTTCTCCAGCAGCACCACGCGCAGGGTGGTGGGCAGCGCCCACAGCTCGCCGAGCGTCAGCTCGTCGATGTCTTGATACGCGTTGAGGAAGGCGGTGAACAGCGTCGCATTGAGCACGCTGTCGGTGTGCGCGACATAGGCCCACGCAATGCCGTACACGCGCGGCAATCCCGCCAGCGGCGGTGTGGTGAGCTTGGGCAGGCGCGCGTAATAACTGCGCGGCACGCCGTCATGGATCTGCTGGAGCTGTGCCTCGACCAGATGGAAGTTGTCGAGCAGCCACTCGGCGGCGGGCGACACATAGCGCCCGCTCTGCGAGATCAGCGCGATGTAATCGAAGGCTGCGCGCAGCGACTCGAGGTTTTCGTCGACACGCGGAAAAAAAGGCGCACCTTCGCGCGCACGGTGGTGGTCGTCTTCCACCACTTGGGCACGGGCCAGGCTGTGGCCGTGCTGTTCGAAACGTTGGGCACCGAAGAGTTCGGCACGGATCGGAAGTGCAACCGGGTCGTGAGGACCCAGAAGAAGGGTCCGGGCGTAGTGACTGAGCCCCTGGAGGCGGTCGACGACGGCTGCTGCGCTCAAGCGATTGCGACGAGGCCGATGCCCAGGACTACGGCCACGCAGGCCATCGTGACGATGCGGCCGGCAGCGAGTGCACGCACCCGTTGCATGTGGCTTCGCACGGAGAACCATCGCCCGTGAGCGCGCGCGCAGTGGCGCATGTGGGAAGCCAACGCTTCGAAGTCGCTGCTGACGAAATCGACTTGCGAATGGGATAGGGACTGCGGGACTGACATTGCAACGGGCTCCTGTTTGACGACTTCGAGCTGCCGCGCGATTGCGAGAACTGTGAACGTTCTCCGACCGTACTCTTTTAATTGACCTTACAGGTTCCTGTTTGCCGACTGTTCACGTAGGAAAGGGCGCACAAGGCGCCCTTTGTCTTTGGTAGCCTGCACCTAATCAACCGGTGTTGCGCAAGCCCGCGGCCACTCCGTTGATCGAGATGTGAATGCCGCGCTGCAGCCGCTCGCCGCCATCACCCGCGCGATAACGCCGCATCAGCTCGACCTGCAGGTGATGCAGCGGATCGATGTACGGAAAGCGATGCCGCACCGAGCGTTGCATCTCGGCGTTGCCTTCGAGCCGCTGCTTCGCGCCGGTGATGAGCGTGAGCGCGTCCGACGTGCGGTGCCATTCGGCCTCGATCATCGAGAACACCTTCTGGCGCAGCTTGCGATCGGTCACCAGCTCGGCATAGCGCGAGGCCAGCGCGAGGTCGCTCTTGGCCAGCACCATGTCCATGTTCGACAGCAGCGTGCGAAAGAAAGGCCATTGCTCATACATGCGTTGCAGCAGTGCCTGGCGTTCCTTCTTGCCCGCGGCATTGCCTGCAGCGGCGAGGAACTGTTCCACGCCCGAGCCGAAGCCGAACCAGCCCGGAATCGTGAGCCGGCACTGGCCCCAGCTGAAGCTCCACGGCACTGCGCGCAGGTCGTCGATCTTGTGGCTCGGGTTGCGCGATGCGGGGCGTGAGCCGATGTTGAGTTCGGCGATCTCGCGGATCGGCGTGGCGCTGAAGAAGTACTCGCCGAAGCCGGGTGTCTCGTAGACCAGCTTGCGGTATGTGGCCATGCTGGCGCTGGAGAGTTCGCCCGCGGCCGAGACGAAGGTGGCGGGCGCCGGCTTGCCCTGCGGCAGCAGCGTGGCTTCGAGCGTGGCGGCCACCAGCGTTTCGAGGTTGCGCCGGCCGATCTCGCGGTTGGCGTACTTGGAGCCGATCACCTCGCCTTGTTCGGTCAGGCGGATCTGGCCGCGCACCGTGCCGGGTGGCTGCGCCAGGATGGCCTGGTAGCTCGGGCCGCCGCCGCGTCCCACCGTGCCGCCACGGCCGTGGAACATGCGCAGGCGGATCGGGTTGGCCTTCTTCTTGTTGAGTTCGTCGAACAGCGACACCAGCGCGATGCCCGCGCGGTACAGCTCCCAGTTGCTGGTGAAGATGCCGCCGTCCTTGTTGCTGTCGCTGTAGCCGAGCATCACGTCCTGTTCAGCGCCGGAGCGTTCGATCAGTGCCTGGATGTTCGGCAGCGCATAGAAGGCGCGCACGATGGGTGCGGCGTTGCGCAGGTCTTCGATGGTCTCGAACAGCGGCACCACGATCAGGTCGCAGGTGGCGTTGCCATTCATCGCGCCACGCAGCAGGCCCACTTCCTTTTGCAGCAGCAGGGCTTCGAGCAGGTCGCTCACCGTTTCGGTGTGGCTGATGATGTAGTGGCGAATCGCGGCGGCGCCGTAGCGTGCGCGCGAGGCGCGGGCGGCCGCGAAGATCGCGAGTTCGCTTTTCGCGAGCGGCGAGTAGTCGGCATCGGGCACGCGCAGCGGACGGGCGTCGTCGAGCAGCTTCAGCAGCAGCGTCTGCTTGGCTTCTTCGGCCAGCGAGGCGTACGAAGGCTCGATGCGCGCGATGGCCAGCAGCTCGGCGATCACGGCCTCGTGCTTGTCGGAACTCTGGCGCAGGTCGACTGTGGCGAGGTGGAAGCCGAAGACTTCGACCGCACGGATCAGCGGGCGCAGGCGCGGTGCTGCGAGCACGCTGCCGTGCTTCTCGTCGAGCGACTCTTCCACGGTGCGCAGGTCGACAAGGAATTCCTCGGCGTTGGCATACGGGTTCTGCGGCGCGACCGCATGGCGCGCGGCCTCGCCGCCGGTGAGTTCGCGCAGCGTGGCTGCCAGTCGCGCATACACGCCGGTGAGGGCGCGGCGGTAGGGCTCGTCCTTGCGGTGCTCGTTGGTGTCGGGCGAGCGCTCGGCCAGCGCCTGCATCTCGACCGACACATCGACCAGCGTGGCCGAGAGCGACAGCTCGCCGCCCAGGTAGTGCACTTCGGTGAGGTAGTGGCGCAGCGCGAGTTCGGATTGGCGGCTGAGCGCGTATTCGAGCGTTTCAGCGGTGACGTTGGGGTTGCCGTCGCGATCGCCGCCGATCCACTGGCCCATGCGCAGGAAGGGCGCGACCGACGGCGTGACGCCGCCCTGGGTCAGCGCGCTTTCGAGGTCGGCATAGACGCGCGGAATCTCGCGCAGGAAGGTGGCTTCGTAGTAGCTCAGCGCGTTTTCGATCTCGTCGGCCACCGTGAGCTTGGAAAAGCGCAAGAGGCGCGTCTGCCAGATCTGCGTGACGCGCGTGCGCATCTGCGTTTCGTTCTCGGCGAACTCGATGGGCGTGAGCGCGTCCTTGCCGCTTGCGTAGGCGCTCTGGCGCAGCTTGATCTCGTCGCGCGTGGTCAGCAGCAGCGCGATGGCGCGCTCGGCATCGAGGATGCTCTTGCGCTGCACTTCGGTCGGGTGCGCGGTGAGCACGGGCGACACGTAGCTGTGGGCCAGCGAGGCCACGATCTCGTCGGGCTTGACGCCGGCCTTGCGGATGCGGGCCAGGGCGGTCTGCAGGTCGCCGTCGGCATGAACGCCTTCGCGCTCGGCCTCGGTGCGGCGGCGGATCTGGTGGCGGTCTTCCGCCAGATTGGCCAGGTGGCTGAAGTAGGTGAAGGCGCGGATCACGCGCACCGTTTCGGCGGCGCTCAGGCCCTTGAGCAGGTTCTTGAGCGCGCGGTCGGCCGCGTGGTCGGCGTCGCGCCGGAACGCCACCGACAGGGTCCGGATCTTTTCAACCAACGCATAGGTCTCGTCTCCTTCCTGTTCCCGGATCACGTCGCCGAGGATCCGGCCCAATAGCCGGATGTCGTCGATCAGCGGCTGGTCTTCGGCCTGGCGGCGCTTGGGAGGAGCAGGGGTCTTGCTGGCTTTCATTCGATGTTGTTCCTGGGACTTGAATGGATGCGCCGACTGCGTTGCTGCGGCGCAACATGCTAGCATTCCGGCGGTCTGGAAACATGTACTTTTTGGGAACGGTCTTGAGCAATATCGTCATCGCCACGCGCGAAAGTCGCCTGGCCTTGTGGCAAGCCGAACACGTGCAGGCACTTCTGCAAGAACGGGGCCACACGGTCAGCC includes:
- the ppc gene encoding phosphoenolpyruvate carboxylase, which translates into the protein MKASKTPAPPKRRQAEDQPLIDDIRLLGRILGDVIREQEGDETYALVEKIRTLSVAFRRDADHAADRALKNLLKGLSAAETVRVIRAFTYFSHLANLAEDRHQIRRRTEAEREGVHADGDLQTALARIRKAGVKPDEIVASLAHSYVSPVLTAHPTEVQRKSILDAERAIALLLTTRDEIKLRQSAYASGKDALTPIEFAENETQMRTRVTQIWQTRLLRFSKLTVADEIENALSYYEATFLREIPRVYADLESALTQGGVTPSVAPFLRMGQWIGGDRDGNPNVTAETLEYALSRQSELALRHYLTEVHYLGGELSLSATLVDVSVEMQALAERSPDTNEHRKDEPYRRALTGVYARLAATLRELTGGEAARHAVAPQNPYANAEEFLVDLRTVEESLDEKHGSVLAAPRLRPLIRAVEVFGFHLATVDLRQSSDKHEAVIAELLAIARIEPSYASLAEEAKQTLLLKLLDDARPLRVPDADYSPLAKSELAIFAAARASRARYGAAAIRHYIISHTETVSDLLEALLLQKEVGLLRGAMNGNATCDLIVVPLFETIEDLRNAAPIVRAFYALPNIQALIERSGAEQDVMLGYSDSNKDGGIFTSNWELYRAGIALVSLFDELNKKKANPIRLRMFHGRGGTVGRGGGPSYQAILAQPPGTVRGQIRLTEQGEVIGSKYANREIGRRNLETLVAATLEATLLPQGKPAPATFVSAAGELSSASMATYRKLVYETPGFGEYFFSATPIREIAELNIGSRPASRNPSHKIDDLRAVPWSFSWGQCRLTIPGWFGFGSGVEQFLAAAGNAAGKKERQALLQRMYEQWPFFRTLLSNMDMVLAKSDLALASRYAELVTDRKLRQKVFSMIEAEWHRTSDALTLITGAKQRLEGNAEMQRSVRHRFPYIDPLHHLQVELMRRYRAGDGGERLQRGIHISINGVAAGLRNTG